DNA from Bradyrhizobium japonicum USDA 6:
CAGCGCCGGCCGCTGTGTTCCTGGCGATGATCCGGATGGCGCTGAACGCGAGCTACGGCCAGATCATCGGACAGATTGGCATGCTGGTCGCCGTTATTTTGATCATTCGGGTGTTGCCCGAGGGACTCTCCAGCGTCCTGGTTCGTCGTGGGCGCTAAAGGGAATTTGTGATGTTCAAGCTGCTGGAAGGTCCGCAGACGCTCGGACGTGGCAAGATCTTCTGGTCCTGCTTCCTTGCAGTGCTCGCGGGCGCACTGACATATCCGCTGTTCGCCGACTCCTATGATGTGGGGAATTTCGCCTATTTCCTGATCTGGATATTCATGGCGCTCGGCCTCTGCCTGATGTGGGGCTATGGCGGGATGCTGTCGTTCGGCCAGACCTTGTTCTTCGGCATCGCCGGTTACGGTTATGGCGTGCTCGCGATCAACATGGGCGGCGGCACCGCAACGATCGCCGCGCTTGCGCTGTCTGTTGTCATTGCGATGGTGGCGGCCGGCATCCTCGGCTATTTCATGATCTGGGGTGGCATCAACGGCATCTTCTTCGGGATCGTGACGCTGTCTGCAACGCTGGTGCTTGCCTTCTTCCTCGGCCAAACGGCGGGGCCGGAATGGCACATCGGCCCGGCGCGGCTGAATGGCTTCAACGGCATGAAGGGCATGGACCCGCTCGCCGTCGGCGACTTCTATATCGAGGGATCGGCACTCTACTACGTCATGATCGCGCTGATCGTGATCGTCTATCTGGCATTGCGCATGCTCGTGAATTCGGGCATCGGCAACGTCATCGTGGCGACGCGCGAGAACCCGCAGCGCGCCGAGATGCTGGGTTATGACGTCCGGAAATACCAGCTCCTGACCTTCGTGATCGGCAGCGGCCTCGCAGGGCTGAGTGGTGCGCTGTACACGTCGTGGGGCCAATTCATCACGCCGTCCAGCATCGGCCTGCCCGCGGCGGCGATGCCCATCGTATGGGTGGCTTTCTCCGGACGGAGCGATCTGACAGCAACTCTGGTCGGATCGTTCCTGCTGCTGTTCGGCTTTCAGACGATCACGGTCTACAGCCAGCAGGCAGCACTCGTGCTGATGGGAGCGCTGCTGCTCGCCACGGTGATGCTGGCGCCGCAGGGTTTTGTGCTCGGCGTCGGCAAGCTTGCTGCCGATTGGTGGAGCGGGCGTCGGCGGCGCGATGATAGCTCCGTCATGGCGGAGACTGGTCGCTTGCAGTCGGAAGAGTCCTGATCATGGCGCTGGTCGAAGTCAAAGGCGTATCCAAGCGTTTTGGCGGATTGACCGCAGTCTCCGACGTCGACCTCACTGTCAACGCCGGCGAGGTCCACTGCCTGATCGGACCCAATGGCGCCGGCAAGAGCACATTGTTCAAGCTGATCGTGGGTCTCTACCCGCCGAGCCAGGGCAGCATCCTGTTCGATACCGTCGACATCACCAAGGAGCGTCCCTACGCACGCGTGCAGCGAGGCATGAGCATCAAGATGCAGGCTCCGAGCGTGTTCAAGGAGCTGCCGGTCCGGCAGAACATCCAGATCGCGCTCCAGGAGCGACTGTCCGGCGCGGAACGCATCGCCGAGGAGGATCGCCTGCTGACTCTGCTCAACCTGGGGCCGGACAGCGATAAGCTCGCGGGTGCGCTATCGCATGGACAGCAGCAATGGCTCGAGATCGGGATGGCGCTGGCGCTGAAGCCGCAGCTCCTGCTGCTGGATGAGCCGACTGCCGGCATGTCGCCGGAGGAAACCTTCAAGACCGGCGAGCTGATCAAGTCGTTCAATGCCGAAGGAATGACGGTGCTTGTCGTCGAGCATGACATGGCCTTCGTGCGCCAGGTCGCCCAGCGCGTCACGGTGCTGCATCTCGGCAAGATTTTCGCACGCGGTGATCTCGAAAGCATTTTGCAGGACGCGAAAGTCGCGGAAATTTATCTCGGTAAGACGCATGCTCACTGAACCCAATCCCACGGACCGGATTCTGGACGTATCGGAATTATGGGCGGGATACGGTGCGACGCCGATTCTGCAGGGCGTCACCATGTCGGTCTCCCGCGGCGAGATTGTCGGCGTGATCGGCCGTAACGGTGTCGGCAAGTCGACGCTGATGCGGTGCCTGATCGGTTTGCTGCAGACCTGGCGTGGCACGATCAGCTTCCTGGAGCAGGACGTCACAAAGCTCGAAGCCGACGCGCGGGCGAGGGCGGGCTTCGGATACATCCCGCAAGGGCGGGATGTCTTTCCGCAGATGACCGTCGAGGAAAACCTGCAGGTCGGCGAGTTGATCGGCGGTCCCGGCGGGAGGAAGCTGCCGGAGCTTGTCTATGAGTATTTTCCGCGGCTCAAAGAACGCCGGCGTCAGGCCGCAGGCACGATGTCGGGCGGCGAGCAGCAACAGCTCGCCATAGGCCGCGCGCTGATCGGCAATCCGTCCTTGATGATCCTGGACGAGCCCTCCGAGGGTATCCAGCCCTCGATCGTCCAGCACATCTGCGAGGCGCTGAGATCGTTCCGGAACGAGCTCGGGACCACCATCATCTTCGTCGAGCAGAACCTCGACACGATCCTGGCAATTGCCGAGCGTTGTTACATCATGGAGAAGGGCAGGATCGCGCAGTCGCTGGCGGGTGGCGAGGTTAACGAGGACAATGTCCGCGAGCAGCTCCTGCTCTGAACGGCCGCACGGCATGTTTTCAAGTCGTCAATAGGGAGGGAATGGACATGGATCTGGGACTCAAGGGAGCAAAGGTTCTCGTCACCGGCAGCACCAAGGGGATCGGCAGGGCGATCGCCGACACATTCGCGGCGGAAGGCGCGGATGTCGGCATCTGCGCGCGCAACCAGGCCGACGTCGATAGCGCAGTCGCCGCGATCAAGGCGAAGGGCGTCGCCGCCTTTGGTAGTTCGGTCGATGTCTCAAACGGTCCGGCGCTCAAGACCTGGGTCGAGGATATGGCCTCGAAGCTTGGCGGCATCGACGTCGTCGTCGCCAATGTCAGTGCGCTGTCGATCGGACAGGACGAGGAAAGCTGGGAGAAGGAATTCTCCACCGACATGATGGGCACCGTGCGGCTGGTCAATGCGGCGATGCCGTATCTCGAGAAGAGCAAGGCCGCGGCGATCGTGACCATCTCCAGCGTTTCAGGGCGCGAGGTTGACTTCGCCAGCGGCCCCTACGGCACGTTCAAGGCCGCGATCATCCACTATACGCAAGGTCTCGCGTTCCAGCTTGCCAGCAAAGGCATCCGCGCCAATTCGGTGTCGCCGGGCAACACCTATTTCGAGGGCGGTGTCTGGAATCAGATCAAGGACGGCAATCCCGAGCTTTACAAGACCGCGCTGGCGCTGAATCCGACCGGCCGCATGGGGACGCCGCAGGAAATGGCGAACGGTGCGGTGTTCCTTGCCAGCAAGGCCGCGAGCTTCATTACGGGGACCAACCTCGTGGTCGATGGTGCCCTCACGCGCGGGGTGCAGTTCTAGGCGCTTATTGAGCAGCGCAATCACGAGACCGGGCCGTCTGCGGTGCCGGTGGGCGAAGCCGTTTCCGACAACAGCAGGGCTGTCAGATGTCAGCAGATCAAATTCACTACAAGTCGATCATCGAAATCTCCGAGCTGTTCCGCCGCGGCGAGCTTCTACCTTCGAAAGTGACTGAGGTGATGCTGGGCCGGATCGCGAAGCTCGATCAGGAGTTTCACGGCTACGCGCTCGTCCTCGCCGAGCGGGCCATGGCGCAGGCGAAGCGCTGTGACGCCGAGCTTGCCAAGGGCATCTGGCGCGGGCCGCTGCACGGCGTGCCGATCGGACTGAAGGATCTCTGCTACACCAGCTTCGCGCCGACCGCCGGCGGCACGACAATTCACGCCCGGTTCGTACCGTCCTTCAACGCGACGATCGTGGACCGGCTCGAGCACGCCGGCGCCGTCACGCTCGGCAAGCTAAAAATGACCGAGGGCGCCTATACGAGCCATCATCCCGACGACCAGGCGCCGCTCAATCCCTGGGGGACCGACTACTGGGTCGGCTCCTCCTCAAGCGGATCGGGCGTGGCCACTTCGGCGGGACTTTGCTTTGGCTCGATCGGCAGCGACACCGGCGGCTCGATCCGGTTTCCGTCGGCGACGTGCGGGCTGACCGGGATCAAGCCGACCTGGGGACGTGTGAGCCGCCACGGCGTCTTCCCGCTGGCTGACTCTCTCGACCATGTCGGGCCGATGTGCCGGAGCGCAGCCGATGCCGCGGCCATGCTCGGCGTCATCGCGGGCGCAGACGTCAATGATGCGACCGCCCTTCAGGCGCCGGTGCCGAACTATCTGGCGGGGATCGGTGACGGCGTGCGAGGCTTACGGATTGGCGTGGACCGAAGCTACACGCAGGACGGGATCGATTCGCAGGTGGTCGCCGCCTTGCTGGAAGCGGAGCGTACGCTTGCGGACCTCGGCGCCGATATTCGTGAGGTCAAGTTCCCAGCTTACGAGAAGCTCGTGAGCATGTGGATTCCGATGTGCTCCATCGAGACCGCAGAGGCGCATCTCGAGACCTATCCGTCGCGGAAGTCGGAATACGGTCCCGACCTGGCGCAGCTGATCGAACAGGGCAGATCGATCAGCGGCGTCGAGATCGCTCAGATCCATCATGAGCGGTTGAAGTTCTGCGGCAGCCTCGCGGCGCTGTTCGGCGATATTGACCTGCTCCTGATTCCCACCATGCCCGTGCCGATCCCAACGCTGACCAAGATGGGCGAATACGGCGCCGATCCGAACGTGCTGCTCAGCATCCTGCGCTTCACGGCGGTATTCGACTTCTCGGGCAGCCCGACCATCACGCTGCCGAACGGCATGGCAGCGGACGGGTTGCCGCTCAGCATGCAGCTCGTCGGCCCGCATCTGTCCGAAGATATGCTTGCCCGCGCCGGGTATGCTTTCCAATCAGTGACAGATTGGCACACGCGACGCGCCCTTGGCGAATGAAGATCTTCGGAATTCTAGGGTGCCTATCCGAAAATCAATCATGGGTCGAGTTCAGAGCGGGGAGACACCGAGCACGTCGAAACGAAAATCCGTCAGCGGAACTGATGGGCAAGCGCAATGGAAGTGGTTGGGTTGCCAGCCGGCGGTCGCCGAGAGAGCCCGCGCGTGCGCGATCAGCGCCGTTGCTCGTGCAGGGGCGCGAGTGGTGAAATTCGCGTAGCGTTCAATAGTAGTGCCGCGCGGCGGGAATGACGCGACGAGCACGACGTATCGCAGGGATTGTCGTCCACAGAATTGGAGCGAAGTGTCGCGCGCGGTCTGGTGTGCTTGGCTAGGGCCGCCTCATCGCCATGGCTGTCACGCGTCGCCTATGCATCTACCTTTCTGTCGGCACACGCTTGCGCTGATCGATCGCGGGGCCTGCCTCCTCTAGCTTTGATGATCGGGTGCTGCCGCCAGGACCGAATGGTGCGCGTCGTGATGCCTTGGTCCGTTCCTGAAGGCCGGCTGTCTGTACTGACGTTCGCAACCGCACAAATCGAGATAGGGCAGGGCTGGATCCGGCCCCGCGACGTGATCCGCCATTGACAGGTCGGCGGAGATGATAGAATTATAACAGCATAAGTTGCAAAAATAACAATATGTCACCATCGTACCAGCGTCTTGCGGGGCGACGGGAGGAAAGTTTGGAACTGTCCGGTTCGGTTGCAGCAGAACCTCGGTCGTCGACCTCGCTTGTGATGGTCAGTGGCATCAACAAGCGCTTCAGCGGCGTGCGAGCGCTGCGTGACGTCAACCTCGAGGTTCGCGCCGGCGAGGTCCATGCGCTACTGGGCGAGAACGGCGCGGGAAAATCTACCCTGATCAAGATTCTCAGTGGTGTTCATGCCCTCGACAGCGGCACGATCGAAATCGCCGGCAGGCCGGTGGAATTCGGCAGCCCGGCGAAGTCGCGCGAGGCGGGGATCGCTGTCGTTTATCAGGATCTCAGCCTCGTCGAATCCTTGAGCGTTGCGGACAATCTGTTGCTCGGCCGTGAGCCGCGTGCGCGTTTCGGCTTCGTCCGGCAGCGCGCGCTGATGGCCAGGGCCGAGGCGTTCCTGAACGCGCTCGGCATTCCCCTGGATACGAGAGCGGCTGTCGGCTCGCTGCCTTTCGCCTATCGCCAGATGACGGAGATCGCCAAGGCGCTGATGGGCGAGGTCCGGCTTCTGATCCTCGACGAGCCGACCTCCTCGCTGACATCGGATGAGGTCCGGATCCTGTTCGATGCGATCGGGAAGGCGACGCGCCGCGGAGTCGGCGTGATCTATGTGACCCATCGGCTCAATGAGGTGTTCGAGATCTCGCAGCGCGTCACGGTGCTGCGCGATGGCGCTAACGCGGGCACGTTTGTCACCGCCGAGACCGACATGAAGCGGCTGGTGAACGCGATCGTCGGAACCGATCGATCGGCACCCGCGGGCCCGCGCACCGAACCTGTCGCGAAGCGTGAATTGGCTCCGTCGCCGGTTCTGTCGCTGTCCGACGTGTCCAACGACCGGCTTCGTGCCGTCGATCTGTCCGTGCTGAAGGGCGAGATCCACGGCCTCGCCGGATTGATCGGCAGCGGCCGCACGGAGATTTTGGAGACAGTGTTTGGCCTCCGGCCGCTCGAGAGCGGCGCAATCGAGATCGAGGGCCGGCGATGGCTGCCGAGAGGGCCTGCCGATGCGATCGAGCAGGGCATCGCGCTGGTGCCGGAAGACCGGCATGTGCAGGGTCTGGTCCTGGACCATTCGATCGAGCGAAACGTCACCTTGCCGCGAATTCCCCATTTCTCGCGCTGGGGCTGGATGCAGCAACGCGCAGCCGCCAGGCGTGCGGAGGCCGCGGTCGCCAGGCTTTCGGTGAAGGCGCCGGGCGCGTTCAGCCTGGTCAGGACGCTCTCCGGCGGCAACCAGCAAAAGGTCGTGTTCGGAAAGTGGAATGATCCGCGGCCGCGCGTGCTGCTCCTGGATGAACCGACGGTCGGCGTCGACGTCGGCGCACGCGAGGAAATCTATGCCGTGATCCGGAATGCCGTCCGCGACGGCAGCGGGGTCCTGGTCGTCTCGTCCGATCTCGTCGAATTGATCGAGCTCTGCGACCGCATCTCCGTGATCGTCAACGGGCGTGTGGCTCGTACCCTGTCGCGCGGCGAGATCGATGATGCCGAAGAGCTGCATCATCTCCTCCAGATGTACCAGGCCTCCGGGCCGGGCCACTTGCAAGAGCTTCCCGCATGACCGAACTGACTGCTCCCAACGTGGTCGCCTCGTCGACCCGATCTGATCGCCGCCGCAAGATTCTCCAGAATTTGCTGCGGGGCGAGCGGCCGTACATGCTGTACATCGCCTTCGTGATCCTGCTGGTCGTGTTCAGCCTGTCCTCGCCCTGGTTTCTCTCGGTCGACAATTTCCTGAACATCGGGCGCCAGACCACGCTGGTGTCGATCATCGCGGTCGGCATGACCTTCATCATCATCGCGCGTCAGATCGATCTGTCGGTTGCCTCGACATTGGCGCTGTCCGGCATGGCGGCTGCTCTCGCGATGAGCCAGATCAACAACAGCTGGATCGTGGGCGCCGTGGCCGGGCTCGGCACCGGCGCGC
Protein-coding regions in this window:
- a CDS encoding branched-chain amino acid ABC transporter permease, with protein sequence MFKLLEGPQTLGRGKIFWSCFLAVLAGALTYPLFADSYDVGNFAYFLIWIFMALGLCLMWGYGGMLSFGQTLFFGIAGYGYGVLAINMGGGTATIAALALSVVIAMVAAGILGYFMIWGGINGIFFGIVTLSATLVLAFFLGQTAGPEWHIGPARLNGFNGMKGMDPLAVGDFYIEGSALYYVMIALIVIVYLALRMLVNSGIGNVIVATRENPQRAEMLGYDVRKYQLLTFVIGSGLAGLSGALYTSWGQFITPSSIGLPAAAMPIVWVAFSGRSDLTATLVGSFLLLFGFQTITVYSQQAALVLMGALLLATVMLAPQGFVLGVGKLAADWWSGRRRRDDSSVMAETGRLQSEES
- a CDS encoding ABC transporter ATP-binding protein, coding for MALVEVKGVSKRFGGLTAVSDVDLTVNAGEVHCLIGPNGAGKSTLFKLIVGLYPPSQGSILFDTVDITKERPYARVQRGMSIKMQAPSVFKELPVRQNIQIALQERLSGAERIAEEDRLLTLLNLGPDSDKLAGALSHGQQQWLEIGMALALKPQLLLLDEPTAGMSPEETFKTGELIKSFNAEGMTVLVVEHDMAFVRQVAQRVTVLHLGKIFARGDLESILQDAKVAEIYLGKTHAH
- a CDS encoding ABC transporter ATP-binding protein, with product MLTEPNPTDRILDVSELWAGYGATPILQGVTMSVSRGEIVGVIGRNGVGKSTLMRCLIGLLQTWRGTISFLEQDVTKLEADARARAGFGYIPQGRDVFPQMTVEENLQVGELIGGPGGRKLPELVYEYFPRLKERRRQAAGTMSGGEQQQLAIGRALIGNPSLMILDEPSEGIQPSIVQHICEALRSFRNELGTTIIFVEQNLDTILAIAERCYIMEKGRIAQSLAGGEVNEDNVREQLLL
- a CDS encoding SDR family NAD(P)-dependent oxidoreductase, yielding MDLGLKGAKVLVTGSTKGIGRAIADTFAAEGADVGICARNQADVDSAVAAIKAKGVAAFGSSVDVSNGPALKTWVEDMASKLGGIDVVVANVSALSIGQDEESWEKEFSTDMMGTVRLVNAAMPYLEKSKAAAIVTISSVSGREVDFASGPYGTFKAAIIHYTQGLAFQLASKGIRANSVSPGNTYFEGGVWNQIKDGNPELYKTALALNPTGRMGTPQEMANGAVFLASKAASFITGTNLVVDGALTRGVQF
- a CDS encoding amidase, translated to MSADQIHYKSIIEISELFRRGELLPSKVTEVMLGRIAKLDQEFHGYALVLAERAMAQAKRCDAELAKGIWRGPLHGVPIGLKDLCYTSFAPTAGGTTIHARFVPSFNATIVDRLEHAGAVTLGKLKMTEGAYTSHHPDDQAPLNPWGTDYWVGSSSSGSGVATSAGLCFGSIGSDTGGSIRFPSATCGLTGIKPTWGRVSRHGVFPLADSLDHVGPMCRSAADAAAMLGVIAGADVNDATALQAPVPNYLAGIGDGVRGLRIGVDRSYTQDGIDSQVVAALLEAERTLADLGADIREVKFPAYEKLVSMWIPMCSIETAEAHLETYPSRKSEYGPDLAQLIEQGRSISGVEIAQIHHERLKFCGSLAALFGDIDLLLIPTMPVPIPTLTKMGEYGADPNVLLSILRFTAVFDFSGSPTITLPNGMAADGLPLSMQLVGPHLSEDMLARAGYAFQSVTDWHTRRALGE
- a CDS encoding sugar ABC transporter ATP-binding protein — encoded protein: MELSGSVAAEPRSSTSLVMVSGINKRFSGVRALRDVNLEVRAGEVHALLGENGAGKSTLIKILSGVHALDSGTIEIAGRPVEFGSPAKSREAGIAVVYQDLSLVESLSVADNLLLGREPRARFGFVRQRALMARAEAFLNALGIPLDTRAAVGSLPFAYRQMTEIAKALMGEVRLLILDEPTSSLTSDEVRILFDAIGKATRRGVGVIYVTHRLNEVFEISQRVTVLRDGANAGTFVTAETDMKRLVNAIVGTDRSAPAGPRTEPVAKRELAPSPVLSLSDVSNDRLRAVDLSVLKGEIHGLAGLIGSGRTEILETVFGLRPLESGAIEIEGRRWLPRGPADAIEQGIALVPEDRHVQGLVLDHSIERNVTLPRIPHFSRWGWMQQRAAARRAEAAVARLSVKAPGAFSLVRTLSGGNQQKVVFGKWNDPRPRVLLLDEPTVGVDVGAREEIYAVIRNAVRDGSGVLVVSSDLVELIELCDRISVIVNGRVARTLSRGEIDDAEELHHLLQMYQASGPGHLQELPA